A genomic stretch from Leptodactylus fuscus isolate aLepFus1 chromosome 10, aLepFus1.hap2, whole genome shotgun sequence includes:
- the LOC142219311 gene encoding single-stranded DNA cytosine deaminase-like: protein MDFGYLRNRSNCHAEILFLRYLSLWLGHDPNRAFRVTWFSSWSPCCDCARRTAEFLRNHPNLTLRIFSARLYFCEEQNAEPEGLRRLKRAGVRLAVMTYKDYFYCWNTFVETRERRFEAWDGLHENSVRLSRKLNRILEPPYDMEDLHEAFDLLGL from the exons ATGGATTTCGGATACCTGCGCAATCGAAGCAACTGCCACGCCGAGATCCTGTTCCTGCGCTACCTGTCCCTCTGGTTGGGGCACGATCCAAACAGGGCGTTCCGGGTCACCTGGTTTAGCTCGTGGAGCCCATGCTGTGACTGTGCCCGCCGCACCGCTGAGTTTCTTCGCAACCACCCTAACCTGACCCTCCGCATCTTCAGCGCCAGACTGTACTTCTGTGAGGAGCAGAACGCGGAGCCGGAGGGCCTGCGGAGGCTGAAGAGGGCCGGAGTGCGACTGGCGGTCATGACTTACAAAG ACTACTTCTACTGCTGGAACACCTTCGTGGAGACTCGTGAGCGAAGATTTGAGGCTTGGGACGGATTGCATGAGAACTCCGTGAGACTCTCAAGGAAACTGAACCGTATCTTGGAG CCGCCATATGACATGGAAGACTTACATGAAGCATTTGATCTTCTCGGACTTTAG